In a genomic window of Scyliorhinus torazame isolate Kashiwa2021f chromosome 5, sScyTor2.1, whole genome shotgun sequence:
- the LOC140420503 gene encoding uncharacterized protein produces MITRTMEKSWKCEDYGEGFKGPYGLEKHQRSHTGERPFTCPQCEKKFNDIGNLRKHERVHTGERPFTCSQCEKGFTNISNLWRHERVHTGERPFTCFQCEKRFNDIGNLRQHERVHTGERPFTCFQCEKRFNDIGSLRRHERVHTGERPFTCSQCEKGFTDISSLRKHKQVHTGERPFTCTVCDKGFAQLFSLLKHYVTHTKSRPFKCSDCWRGFKSCPLLMSHQRVHTEERPFSCSHCTKRFRTSSNLMKHERGHTEESPFTSPTGKRFTRSSLAEPQCHSHQ; encoded by the coding sequence atgatcacccggaccatggagaaatcatggaaatgtgaggattatgGGGAGGGGTTCAAAGGCCCGTACGGGTTGGAaaagcatcaacgcagtcacactggagagaggccgttcacctgccctcagtgtgaaaagaAATTCAATgatattggcaacctgcggaaacacgaacgagttcacactggggagaggcctttcacctgctctcagtgtgaaaagggattcactaacattagCAACCtgtggagacacgaacgagttcacactggagagaggcctttcacctgctttcagtgtgaaaagagattcaatgacattggcaacctgcggcaacacgaacgagttcacactggggagaggcctttcacctgctttcagtgtgaaaagcgattcaatgacattggcagcctgcggagacacgaacgagttcacactggagagaggcctttcacctgctctcagtgtgaaaagggattcactgacattagcagcctgcggaaacacaaacaagttcacactggggagaggccgttcacttgcactgtgtgtgataagggatttgctcaattattcagcctgctgaaacactatgtcactcacaccaagagcaggccctttaaatgctctgactgctggaggggtttcaaaagctgtccgctactgatgtcccaccagcgcgttcacactgaggagagaccgttcagctgctctcactgcacaaagcgctttagaacctcatccaacctgatgaaacacgagcgaggtcacaccgaggagagcccgttcacctctccgactgggaaaagattcactcggtcatcacttgctgagccacaatgtcactcacaccaatga